DNA sequence from the Halorussus sp. MSC15.2 genome:
GCCATCCTCCCGGGCGTCTCCCGGTCGGGAACGACCACTTCGGCCCTGCTCTTCCGGGGTCACGACGGGCCATCGTCGTTCCGACTCTCGTTCCTGCTGTCGATTCCGGCCGCGCTCGGGGCCGGCGTTCTCGTCCTCCTCGACACCGGGGTTCCGGAAGTCGGGGCGACCGAGGCCGCACTGGCGCTGAGCACCGCCGCGGTCGTCGGCTACCTCACTATCGACGCGCTGATGCGGGTCGTCGAGCGCGTGCCCTTCTGGGGGGGTCTGCGTCGGACTGGGCGCGCTGGCGATACTGGGCGGCGGAGCGCTGGCGATATAGGACGGCACTCCGACAGTACCGACGACTTTCGGTGATAGACGATTTGTGGCGACGGAACGGGTTCGGCCGCCGACCGTCCGGTCGAGCGACCGCTGGAAGCCGAAGGTTCATGCCCCTACTTGTCGATGTTTCATCTATGACTGTTCGCGCCGCCGTCGTGCTGGCCGCTGGAGAGGGGACTCGCTTGCGTCCGCTGACCCGAAACCGTCCGAAACCGATGCTCCCGGCCGCTGACCGACCGATTCTCGAACACGTCTTCGACGCGCTCATCGGGGCGGGCATCGAGCGACTCCACGTCGTCGTCGGGTACAAGCGCGACCGCGTGCAAAACCACTTCGGACCGACGTACCGGAACGTCCCCGTCAACTACGTCGTGCAGGACAAGCAGTTGGGGAGCGGCCACGCCCTCCTGCAGGCCCGCGAAGCGGTCGAAGGCGAGGACGGCTTCCTCGTGGTGAACGGCGACCAAGTCATCGAGCGCCAGATGGTCGCCGACGTTCTCGACGCCTTCGAGGAGACCGACGGGAGCGCGACCCTCGCGGTCACCGAACAGGCCGACGTCTCCCACTACGGCGCTGTCGTGATGGACGGCGACCGCGTGGTCGAACTGGTCGAGAAACCCGAGACCGACGACTACCGCCTGCTCAACGCCGGGGTGTACGCCTTCGACCCGTCCATCTTCGAGGCCATCGAGGAGACGCCCCGCGTGCAGGGCGAACTCGCGCTGACCGACACGCTGGTCCGCCTGCTCGACCGCGAGGCGACGGTCCGGGGCGTCGTGACCGAGGAACTCTGGGAGGACGCCACCTACCCGTGGGACCTGCTCGACGTGTCCAGCGACCTGCTACTCCACGGCCGAGTCACCGAACCCGAGCGCGAGGAGTCGGTCTGGGTCGCCGACAGCGCGACGATTCACGAGGACGCCAGCCTCCAAGGCCCGGTCGTCGTCGGTCCGGACACCGAGGTCCGACCCGGCGCGGTCGTGGGTCCGTACGCCGCGCTCGGCCGGAACGCCACGGTCGGCGCGAACGCGGTCGTCTCGCGGTCGGTGCTGGACACCGACACCCGCGTCGGTCCCAACTCCACCCTGTTGGACTGCGTGACCGGACAGGGGGTCTCGCTCGGCGCGGACGCCACGGTTCCGGGCGGGCCGGGCGACGTGCGAGTCGGCGCGAGGGTCTTCGAAGGCCAGCGACTCGGCGCGCTGCTGGCCGACCGCGTCCGCGCGGACGGGGACGTGAGCTTCGACCCGGGCACGCTTGTCGGCCCGAACGCTCACCTCCGGACCGGCGTGACCGTTTCCGAAAATATAAGCGAACACGCCGAGGTGTTCCGGTGAGTGACCGTGACATCTGCTGACTCGAACGGGGGTGGTCCCACGGACGAATGGTGTGGCCACCGAGACGAGCGAGGGGGCTACCGAGGTGACGGACTGATGTGCGGTATCATCGGCTGTGCCGGCCGCGGCGACGAGACGCTCGACGTTCTCCTGTCGGGACTGGAGGGACTCGAGTACCGAGGGTACGACTCGGCGGGCGTCGCGCTCTCGAACGGGAACCTCTCGGTCTGCAAGCGCGAGGGCGAGATACATCGCCTCCAGCAGGCCGTCACCGGTGACCTCGTCGGGCCGGTCGGCATCGGCCACACGCGGTGGAGCACCCACGGCCCGCCGAGCGACGCCAACGCCCACCCGCAC
Encoded proteins:
- a CDS encoding sugar phosphate nucleotidyltransferase is translated as MTVRAAVVLAAGEGTRLRPLTRNRPKPMLPAADRPILEHVFDALIGAGIERLHVVVGYKRDRVQNHFGPTYRNVPVNYVVQDKQLGSGHALLQAREAVEGEDGFLVVNGDQVIERQMVADVLDAFEETDGSATLAVTEQADVSHYGAVVMDGDRVVELVEKPETDDYRLLNAGVYAFDPSIFEAIEETPRVQGELALTDTLVRLLDREATVRGVVTEELWEDATYPWDLLDVSSDLLLHGRVTEPEREESVWVADSATIHEDASLQGPVVVGPDTEVRPGAVVGPYAALGRNATVGANAVVSRSVLDTDTRVGPNSTLLDCVTGQGVSLGADATVPGGPGDVRVGARVFEGQRLGALLADRVRADGDVSFDPGTLVGPNAHLRTGVTVSENISEHAEVFR